One Streptococcus sp. S1 DNA window includes the following coding sequences:
- a CDS encoding DUF2130 domain-containing protein — translation MNEIKCPNCGEVFTVNESQYSELLSQVRTAEFDKEIHERIRQELALAEQKALNEQQEKLAKKDQEIAQLQNQIQQFDTEKELVKKEVEQTASQSLLEKEKEVQALENQLATLRLEHENQLQKTLSDLEKERDQVKNQLLLQEKENELSLTSVKQNYEAQLKAANEQVEFYKNFKAQQSTKAIGESLEQYAESEFNKVRSFAFPNAYFEKDNKVSARGSKGDFIFRECDENGVEIISIMFEMKNEADGTEKKHKNADFYKELDKDRREKNCEYAVLVTMLEADNDYFNTGIVDVSHEYEKMYVVRPQFFIQLIGLLRNAALNSLKYKQELALVREQNIDITHFEEDLDAFKVAFAKNYNSASVNFGKAIDEIDKAIKRMEEVKKFLTTSENQLRLANNKLDDVSVKKLTRKNPTMKAKFDALKGE, via the coding sequence ATGAACGAAATCAAGTGCCCCAACTGTGGGGAAGTTTTTACAGTCAATGAAAGTCAATACAGCGAACTCTTGTCACAGGTACGGACAGCGGAGTTTGACAAGGAAATTCATGAGCGAATTCGCCAAGAGTTGGCTTTGGCTGAGCAAAAGGCCCTTAATGAACAGCAAGAGAAGTTAGCAAAGAAGGACCAAGAAATTGCCCAATTACAAAACCAGATTCAACAGTTTGATACCGAAAAAGAATTGGTCAAAAAAGAGGTGGAGCAAACCGCTAGCCAAAGCCTACTAGAGAAAGAAAAAGAAGTGCAAGCACTGGAGAATCAGTTGGCCACCTTGCGCTTGGAGCATGAAAATCAGCTACAAAAAACACTGTCTGATTTAGAGAAAGAAAGAGATCAGGTCAAAAATCAGCTCCTTCTACAAGAAAAAGAAAACGAGCTTTCTCTGACTTCTGTTAAGCAAAACTATGAAGCCCAACTTAAGGCAGCAAATGAGCAAGTTGAGTTTTATAAGAACTTCAAGGCCCAGCAGTCGACTAAGGCCATCGGAGAAAGTCTGGAACAGTATGCGGAAAGTGAATTCAACAAGGTTCGCAGTTTTGCCTTTCCAAATGCCTATTTTGAAAAGGACAACAAGGTCTCTGCGCGTGGGTCTAAAGGCGACTTTATTTTCCGCGAGTGCGATGAAAATGGGGTGGAGATTATCTCCATTATGTTCGAGATGAAGAATGAAGCTGACGGGACAGAGAAGAAGCATAAGAATGCGGATTTCTACAAGGAATTGGACAAGGATCGTCGAGAAAAGAACTGTGAATATGCGGTTTTAGTGACCATGCTTGAGGCAGATAACGACTACTTCAATACAGGGATTGTCGATGTTAGCCACGAGTATGAGAAGATGTATGTTGTGCGTCCTCAATTCTTTATCCAATTGATTGGTCTCTTGCGCAATGCGGCCCTTAATTCCCTTAAATACAAGCAGGAATTGGCGCTTGTCCGTGAACAAAATATTGATATTACCCACTTTGAAGAAGACCTAGACGCCTTCAAGGTTGCCTTTGCTAAGAACTACAATTCAGCCTCAGTCAACTTTGGCAAGGCCATCGATGAAATCGACAAAGCCATCAAACGCATGGAAGAGGTCAAGAAATTCTTGACCACATCAGAAAATCAACTCCGACTTGCCAATAACAAGCTGGATGATGTTTCTGTTAAAAAATTGACTCGGAAGAATCCGACCATGAAGGCTAAGTTTGATGCCTTGAAGGGGGAATAA
- the pcrA gene encoding DNA helicase PcrA — translation MNPLLKGMNDRQAEAVQTTEGPLLIMAGAGSGKTRVLTHRIAYLIDEKMVNPWNILAITFTNKAAREMKERAYQLNPATQDCLIATFHSMCVRILRRDADHIGYNRNFTIVDPGEQRTLMKRILKSLNLDPKKWNERTILGTISNAKNDLIDEVAYAAQAGDMYTQIVAKCYEAYQKELRQSEAVDFDDLIMLTLRLFDQNPDVLTYYQQKFQYIHVDEYQDTNHAQYQLVKLLASRFKNICVVGDADQSIYGWRGADMQNILDFEKDYPDAKVVLLEENYRSTKTILQAANDVIKNNKNRRPKNLWTQNADGEEIVYYRANDEQDEAVFVAKTIEELSREAGYKHRDFAVLYRTNAQSRTIEEALLKSNIPYTMVGGTKFYSRKEIRDVIAYLNLIANLSDNISFERIINEPKRGIGPGTVDKIREFAQMQESSLLDASANIMLSGIKGRAAQAIWDFANLILDLRERLDQLTITELVEEVLDKTGYMTALTNQGNLESQARIENIQEFLSVTKNFYENGETLEDETGVETLSRFLNDLALIADTDDGAQETSEVTLMTLHAAKGLEFPVVFLIGMEENVFPLSRAAEDPDELEEERRLAYVGITRAEKVLFLTNANSRLLFGRTSYNRPTRFINEISSDILTYQGLARPVNTSFKASYSNGGGTTFGKGMSLSQALQERKRQAAPSALTSSSLPFGKSNRAATKESVAWSIGDIALHKKWGEGTVLEVSGSGNTQELKINFPEVGLKKLLASVAPIEKK, via the coding sequence ATGAATCCTTTATTGAAAGGTATGAATGATCGCCAGGCAGAGGCGGTCCAAACGACAGAAGGCCCCCTCTTGATCATGGCGGGGGCTGGTTCTGGTAAGACACGTGTCTTGACCCATCGGATTGCTTACTTGATCGATGAAAAAATGGTTAATCCTTGGAATATTTTGGCCATTACCTTTACCAATAAAGCCGCTCGGGAGATGAAGGAGAGGGCTTATCAGCTAAATCCAGCCACCCAAGATTGCTTGATTGCCACCTTCCACTCTATGTGTGTGCGCATCCTTCGCCGAGATGCGGATCACATTGGCTACAATCGTAACTTCACTATTGTCGATCCAGGTGAGCAACGGACCTTGATGAAGCGGATCTTAAAGTCCTTGAATTTAGATCCTAAGAAATGGAATGAACGGACTATTTTGGGAACTATTTCCAATGCTAAAAATGACTTGATCGATGAAGTGGCTTATGCCGCCCAAGCGGGGGATATGTATACCCAGATCGTCGCTAAGTGCTATGAGGCTTACCAAAAGGAACTCCGTCAGTCAGAAGCAGTGGACTTTGATGACTTGATCATGCTGACCTTGCGTCTTTTTGATCAAAATCCTGATGTTTTGACCTACTACCAGCAGAAGTTCCAATACATCCATGTGGATGAGTATCAAGATACCAACCATGCCCAATACCAATTGGTCAAACTCTTGGCTTCACGTTTTAAAAATATCTGTGTCGTTGGGGATGCGGATCAGTCTATTTATGGCTGGCGGGGAGCGGATATGCAGAATATCCTGGACTTTGAGAAGGATTATCCTGATGCCAAGGTCGTTTTGTTAGAGGAAAATTATCGTTCCACTAAAACCATCCTACAAGCAGCCAATGATGTCATTAAAAACAATAAAAATCGTCGTCCTAAGAATCTTTGGACCCAAAATGCTGACGGGGAAGAGATTGTCTATTACCGGGCCAATGACGAGCAGGATGAAGCGGTCTTTGTTGCCAAAACCATTGAAGAGCTCAGTCGCGAAGCGGGCTACAAGCACCGTGATTTTGCCGTTCTCTACCGAACCAATGCCCAGTCACGGACTATTGAAGAAGCCTTGCTCAAGTCCAACATTCCCTACACCATGGTGGGGGGTACCAAGTTCTACAGCCGGAAGGAAATTCGAGATGTCATTGCTTATCTGAACTTGATTGCCAACCTCAGTGACAATATCAGTTTTGAGCGCATTATCAATGAACCCAAGCGGGGAATCGGGCCAGGTACAGTGGATAAGATTCGTGAGTTTGCTCAAATGCAAGAGTCTTCACTTCTAGATGCTTCAGCCAATATCATGCTCTCAGGCATCAAAGGAAGGGCTGCCCAAGCCATCTGGGACTTTGCCAATCTCATTCTTGATTTGAGAGAAAGATTGGACCAGCTGACCATTACAGAGTTGGTCGAAGAAGTCCTTGACAAGACAGGCTACATGACGGCCCTAACCAATCAAGGAAATTTGGAAAGTCAGGCTCGCATCGAGAATATCCAAGAGTTCCTGTCTGTTACTAAGAATTTTTATGAAAACGGGGAAACCCTCGAAGACGAAACAGGTGTGGAGACCTTGAGTCGTTTCTTGAATGATTTGGCCTTGATTGCAGATACAGATGATGGGGCGCAAGAAACTTCAGAAGTCACCTTGATGACCCTTCACGCGGCTAAAGGATTGGAGTTTCCAGTCGTCTTCTTGATTGGAATGGAAGAAAATGTCTTTCCTCTTAGTCGTGCGGCAGAGGATCCAGACGAGTTGGAAGAAGAGCGTCGCCTAGCATATGTGGGGATCACGCGGGCAGAGAAGGTTCTCTTCTTGACCAATGCCAACTCTCGTTTGCTCTTTGGACGGACCAGCTACAACCGCCCGACGCGTTTCATCAATGAAATTAGCTCGGATATATTGACCTACCAAGGATTAGCCCGTCCAGTCAACACTAGCTTTAAGGCTTCTTATAGCAATGGAGGCGGAACGACCTTTGGAAAAGGAATGAGCCTGTCACAAGCCCTTCAAGAGCGCAAGAGACAAGCAGCACCAAGTGCCCTCACGTCATCAAGTCTACCTTTTGGTAAAAGTAACCGAGCTGCTACTAAAGAAAGCGTCGCTTGGTCCATTGGTGATATTGCCCTTCACAAGAAGTGGGGAGAAGGAACTGTGCTTGAAGTATCTGGTAGTGGCAATACCCAAGAGCTCAAGATCAACTTCCCAGAAGTGGGTCTCAAAAAACTCTTGGCCAGTGTCGCTCCGATTGAGAAGAAATAA
- a CDS encoding cation diffusion facilitator family transporter → MNQSQSNLKLAERGALISIVAYLILSAAKLATGHLLHSSSLVADGFNNLSDIISNVALLIGIRMARQPADRDHRFGHWKIEDLASLVTSIIMFYVGFDVLRDTVQKILSRETSVIDPLGAIVGVGSALVMFAVYLYNRTLAKKAQSKALKAAAKDNLSDVVTSLGTSVAIGASALNYPIVDQLVAIVITFFILKTAYDIFIESSFSLSDGFDESLLDKYKAAILELPKVSRVKSQRGRTYGSNIYLDVVIEMNPDLSVYESHAITEEVERLLKEQFGVFDIDVHVEPSSIPEDEILDNVLLKLKTYEERLQAQQEYQTLLADNFTLINEYGQESHKEDLVRLQEEHQIPFKNFEIESISQKTKLIRYELNNQIHTSLWRRHEHWQKVFHQITSKQEK, encoded by the coding sequence GTGAATCAATCACAAAGTAATTTAAAACTTGCCGAACGTGGAGCCCTGATCAGTATTGTAGCCTACCTGATCCTTTCCGCTGCCAAATTAGCAACAGGCCACCTCCTTCACTCCTCTAGTTTGGTTGCTGATGGTTTTAATAACTTATCAGATATAATCAGCAATGTCGCCCTTCTCATTGGCATTCGCATGGCCCGCCAGCCAGCTGACCGCGACCACCGATTCGGTCATTGGAAGATTGAAGATCTAGCTAGTCTGGTGACGTCCATCATCATGTTTTATGTGGGCTTTGATGTCTTACGTGATACGGTTCAAAAAATCCTCAGCAGGGAAACATCGGTCATTGATCCTTTAGGGGCCATTGTCGGAGTTGGGTCAGCCCTAGTCATGTTTGCAGTCTATCTATATAACCGCACTTTAGCTAAGAAAGCCCAATCCAAGGCCCTCAAGGCAGCTGCTAAAGATAACCTCTCTGACGTAGTCACTTCTTTAGGAACCTCTGTTGCGATTGGAGCTAGTGCTCTTAACTATCCGATTGTGGACCAATTAGTGGCCATCGTTATTACCTTCTTTATCCTAAAAACAGCCTACGATATTTTCATTGAATCCTCCTTCAGCCTCTCTGATGGTTTTGATGAAAGTCTATTGGATAAATATAAGGCTGCCATTCTGGAATTGCCAAAGGTTAGCCGGGTCAAATCCCAACGGGGACGGACCTACGGAAGCAATATCTACCTGGATGTCGTCATCGAAATGAATCCAGACCTCTCTGTTTATGAGAGCCATGCGATTACCGAAGAGGTCGAGCGCCTTCTCAAGGAACAGTTTGGCGTCTTTGATATCGATGTCCATGTGGAGCCAAGTTCTATCCCAGAAGATGAAATTTTGGATAATGTCCTTCTCAAATTAAAGACCTATGAAGAACGCTTGCAGGCTCAGCAGGAATACCAAACCCTCCTAGCAGACAACTTCACCCTCATCAATGAGTATGGTCAAGAAAGCCACAAAGAGGACCTGGTCCGTTTGCAGGAAGAACATCAGATTCCTTTTAAGAATTTCGAGATCGAATCCATTAGTCAAAAGACTAAGTTGATTCGCTATGAGTTAAATAACCAGATCCATACCAGTCTCTGGCGGCGTCATGAACACTGGCAAAAGGTCTTTCACCAAATTACCAGTAAACAAGAAAAATAG
- the lepB gene encoding signal peptidase I produces MPRRDLIRNVIIVGVLVLALILLRIFVFHPFSINDKMANASVKTGDLVVATRNAQVDRSDLVLYKVGGKEYLGRVIAKENDEVSYVDDVLYLNGQATPEPYLNKMLNKHLAAPTSNGYYTDDFFLSELKGTKAGRVPSDTYLVLNDNRGDTEDSREFGYIHKNQIEGVVNLRLYPLNKFGFIKVEE; encoded by the coding sequence ATGCCAAGGAGAGATTTAATTAGAAATGTCATCATTGTCGGTGTACTGGTTTTGGCACTGATTTTGCTTCGAATTTTTGTATTTCATCCATTTAGTATCAATGATAAAATGGCCAATGCTTCTGTGAAAACTGGAGATCTTGTGGTAGCGACTAGAAATGCTCAGGTAGATCGCAGTGACTTGGTCTTATACAAGGTCGGTGGAAAAGAATACCTTGGACGTGTCATTGCTAAAGAAAACGATGAAGTCAGCTACGTAGATGACGTCCTCTATTTGAATGGACAGGCAACACCAGAACCTTACCTGAATAAAATGCTGAACAAACATCTAGCTGCACCTACGAGTAATGGGTATTATACGGATGATTTCTTCTTATCAGAGTTAAAAGGGACCAAGGCTGGTCGTGTACCATCCGATACTTATCTAGTCTTAAATGATAACCGTGGAGATACAGAAGATAGCCGTGAGTTTGGTTATATCCATAAAAATCAGATCGAAGGAGTCGTGAATCTGCGTCTCTATCCTCTCAATAAATTTGGATTTATAAAAGTAGAAGAATAG
- the pyk gene encoding pyruvate kinase encodes MNKRVKIVATLGPAVEIRGGKKFGEDGYWGEKLDVEASAKNIAKLIEAGANTFRFNFSHGDHQEQGERMATVKLAEKLAGKKVGFLLDTKGPEIRTELFEGEAKEYSYKTGEKIRVATKQGIKSTREVIALNVAGGLDIFDDVEVGHQVLVDDGKLGLRVVEKDAAKREFVVEVENDGIIAKQKGVNIPNTKIPFPALAERDNADIRFGLEQGINFIAISFVRTAKDVNEVRAICEETGNGHVQLFAKIENQQGIDNLDEIIEAADGIMIARGDMGIEVPFEMVPVYQKMIITKVNAAGKVVITATNMLETMTEKPRATRSEVSDVFNAVIDGTDATMLSGESANGKYPLESVTTMATIDKNAQTLLNEYGRLNSDSFERNSKTEVMASAVKDATNSMDIKLVVTLTKTGHTARLISKYRPNADILALTFDELTERGLMLNWGVIPMLTEAPSSTDDMFEIAERKAVEAGLVQSGDDIVIVAGVPLGEAVRTNTMRIRTVR; translated from the coding sequence ATGAACAAACGTGTAAAAATCGTTGCAACTTTGGGTCCTGCGGTAGAAATCCGTGGTGGTAAAAAATTTGGTGAAGATGGATACTGGGGTGAAAAACTTGACGTTGAAGCTTCAGCTAAAAACATTGCTAAATTAATTGAAGCAGGAGCTAACACTTTCCGTTTCAACTTCTCACACGGTGACCACCAAGAACAAGGTGAACGTATGGCAACTGTTAAACTTGCAGAAAAACTTGCAGGTAAAAAAGTTGGTTTCCTTCTTGATACTAAAGGACCAGAAATCCGTACTGAATTGTTCGAAGGTGAAGCTAAAGAGTATTCATACAAAACTGGTGAAAAAATCCGTGTTGCAACTAAACAAGGAATCAAATCTACTCGTGAAGTGATTGCTTTGAATGTTGCTGGTGGACTTGACATCTTTGATGACGTTGAAGTTGGACACCAAGTATTGGTTGACGATGGTAAATTGGGTCTTCGCGTTGTAGAAAAAGACGCTGCAAAACGTGAATTTGTCGTTGAAGTTGAAAACGATGGTATCATCGCTAAACAAAAAGGTGTCAACATCCCTAACACTAAAATTCCTTTCCCTGCTCTTGCTGAACGTGATAACGCTGATATCCGCTTCGGTCTTGAACAAGGTATCAACTTCATCGCGATCTCATTCGTACGTACTGCAAAAGACGTAAATGAAGTTCGTGCAATCTGTGAAGAAACTGGTAACGGTCACGTTCAATTGTTTGCGAAGATCGAAAACCAACAAGGTATCGATAACTTGGACGAAATCATTGAAGCTGCTGATGGTATCATGATTGCTCGTGGTGACATGGGTATCGAAGTGCCATTTGAAATGGTTCCAGTTTACCAAAAAATGATCATCACTAAAGTAAACGCTGCTGGTAAAGTTGTTATCACTGCAACAAACATGCTTGAAACAATGACTGAAAAACCACGTGCAACTCGTTCAGAAGTATCAGACGTATTCAACGCTGTTATCGACGGAACTGACGCTACAATGCTTTCAGGTGAGTCTGCAAATGGTAAATACCCACTTGAGTCAGTTACAACAATGGCTACAATCGATAAGAACGCTCAAACTCTTCTTAACGAATACGGACGTTTGAACTCAGATTCATTTGAACGTAACTCTAAGACAGAAGTTATGGCTTCAGCAGTTAAAGATGCTACAAACTCAATGGACATCAAATTGGTTGTAACTCTTACTAAGACTGGTCACACAGCACGTTTGATTTCTAAATACCGTCCAAATGCTGATATCTTGGCATTGACATTTGACGAATTAACAGAACGTGGATTGATGTTGAACTGGGGTGTTATCCCAATGTTGACAGAAGCTCCATCATCAACTGATGACATGTTTGAAATTGCTGAACGTAAAGCAGTTGAAGCAGGTCTTGTACAATCTGGTGACGATATCGTTATCGTTGCAGGTGTGCCACTTGGAGAAGCTGTTCGTACTAACACAATGCGTATCCGTACAGTACGTTAA
- the pfkA gene encoding 6-phosphofructokinase: MKRIAVLTSGGDAPGMNAAIRAVVRQAISEGMEVFGIYDGYAGMVAGKIQPLDASSVGDIISRGGTFLHSARYPEFAQREGQLKGIEQLKKHGIEGVVVIGGDGSYHGAMRLTELGFPAVGLPGTIDNDIVGTDFTIGFDTAVTTAMDAIDKIRDTSSSHHRTFVIEVMGRNAGDIALWAGIASGADEIIIPEEGFKIEDVVESIKEGYAKGRTHNIIILAEGVMSADEFGKALKAAGDESDLRVTELGHIQRGGSPTARDRVLASRMGAHAVKLLKQGIGGVAVGIRNEKMVENPILGKAEEGALFSLTEDGKIVVNNPHKADLGLAELNRSLSSI; this comes from the coding sequence ATGAAACGCATTGCTGTTTTAACTAGTGGTGGAGATGCCCCTGGTATGAACGCTGCCATCCGTGCAGTTGTTCGTCAAGCAATTTCAGAAGGAATGGAAGTTTTCGGTATCTATGATGGATATGCGGGAATGGTTGCTGGTAAAATTCAGCCCCTTGACGCCTCATCTGTTGGAGATATTATTTCCCGTGGTGGTACCTTCCTTCATTCAGCTCGTTACCCTGAATTCGCACAACGCGAAGGTCAATTAAAAGGGATCGAGCAATTGAAGAAACACGGGATCGAAGGTGTTGTCGTTATTGGTGGAGATGGTTCTTACCATGGTGCGATGCGCTTGACTGAGCTTGGATTCCCAGCTGTTGGTCTTCCTGGTACGATCGACAACGATATCGTCGGAACTGACTTTACAATTGGTTTTGATACTGCAGTCACAACTGCAATGGATGCGATCGATAAGATCCGTGATACTTCATCTAGTCACCACCGTACTTTCGTTATCGAAGTGATGGGACGTAACGCTGGAGATATCGCTCTTTGGGCAGGGATTGCATCTGGTGCAGATGAAATCATCATTCCTGAAGAAGGATTCAAGATCGAAGATGTTGTTGAGAGCATCAAAGAAGGTTACGCAAAAGGTCGTACCCACAACATCATCATCTTGGCTGAAGGCGTGATGTCTGCAGATGAATTTGGTAAAGCTTTGAAAGCGGCTGGTGATGAAAGCGACCTTCGTGTAACTGAGCTTGGTCACATCCAACGTGGTGGTTCACCTACTGCGCGTGACCGTGTTCTTGCTTCACGTATGGGAGCACACGCTGTTAAATTGCTGAAACAAGGAATCGGTGGTGTAGCCGTTGGTATCCGTAATGAAAAAATGGTTGAAAACCCAATCCTTGGTAAAGCAGAAGAAGGAGCCCTCTTTAGCTTGACAGAAGATGGTAAGATTGTAGTAAACAATCCACATAAAGCTGATCTTGGTCTTGCCGAGTTGAACCGTAGCTTGTCTTCAATCTAA